Proteins encoded together in one Paracidovorax wautersii window:
- the trpB gene encoding tryptophan synthase subunit beta, giving the protein MSDYQQPDAAGHFGPYGGSFVSETLTHAINELREAYARYQNDPEFLAEFHYELAHFVGRPSPVYHAARTSREMGGAQIFLKREDLNHTGAHKINNVIGQAMLAKRMGKPRIIAETGAGQHGVATATICARYGLECVVYMGAEDVKRQSPNVYRMKLLGATVVPVESGSRTLKDALNEAMRDWVANVDNTFYIIGTVAGPHPYPMMVRDFQSVIGTECIEQMPSLLGAQRIAAEQPDAVVACVGGGSNAMGIFHPYIPFKATRLIGVEAAGEGLDSGKHSASLQRGSSGVLHGNRTFILQDDNGQITETHSISAGLDYPGVGPEHAWLQEIGRAEYVGVTDAQALEAFHYLCRTEGIIPALESSHAVAYAMQLAKTMRADQSILVNLSGRGDKDIGTVADLSGVDFYDRPSMRGHVVKGGAAA; this is encoded by the coding sequence ATGTCTGATTACCAGCAACCCGATGCCGCGGGCCACTTTGGGCCCTACGGCGGCAGCTTCGTCAGCGAGACGCTGACGCACGCCATCAACGAACTGCGCGAGGCCTACGCGCGCTACCAGAACGACCCGGAGTTCCTGGCCGAATTCCACTACGAACTCGCCCATTTCGTGGGCCGGCCCTCGCCCGTCTACCACGCGGCCCGCACGAGCCGCGAGATGGGTGGCGCGCAGATCTTCCTCAAGCGCGAAGACCTGAACCACACCGGCGCACACAAGATCAACAACGTGATCGGCCAGGCCATGCTCGCCAAGCGCATGGGCAAGCCGCGCATCATTGCCGAGACCGGAGCCGGCCAGCACGGCGTGGCCACGGCGACGATCTGCGCGCGCTACGGCCTCGAGTGCGTGGTCTACATGGGAGCCGAAGACGTCAAGCGCCAGAGCCCCAATGTTTACCGCATGAAGCTGCTGGGCGCCACGGTGGTGCCCGTCGAATCGGGCAGCCGCACGCTGAAGGACGCGCTGAATGAAGCCATGCGCGACTGGGTGGCCAATGTGGACAACACCTTCTACATCATCGGCACGGTGGCGGGCCCGCACCCCTATCCGATGATGGTGCGCGACTTCCAGAGCGTGATCGGCACCGAGTGCATCGAGCAGATGCCATCCCTGCTGGGCGCGCAACGCATCGCCGCCGAGCAGCCGGACGCCGTCGTTGCCTGCGTCGGCGGGGGCAGCAACGCCATGGGCATCTTCCACCCCTACATTCCGTTCAAGGCCACGCGCCTGATCGGCGTGGAAGCGGCGGGCGAAGGCCTGGACAGCGGCAAGCATTCGGCCTCCCTGCAGCGCGGCAGCAGCGGCGTGCTGCACGGCAACCGCACCTTCATCCTGCAGGACGACAACGGCCAGATCACCGAAACGCACAGCATCAGCGCCGGCCTGGACTACCCCGGCGTGGGCCCCGAGCACGCCTGGTTGCAGGAGATCGGCCGCGCCGAGTACGTGGGCGTGACCGACGCCCAGGCGCTGGAGGCCTTCCACTACCTTTGCCGCACCGAAGGCATCATCCCCGCGCTGGAGTCGAGCCACGCCGTGGCCTATGCCATGCAGCTCGCCAAAACGATGCGCGCCGACCAGTCCATCCTGGTCAACCTCTCCGGCCGCGGCGACAAGGACATCGGCACGGTGGCCGACCTGTCGGGCGTGGACTTCTACGACCGGCCCTCGATGCGCGGCCACGTGGTCAAGGGAGGGGCCGCAGCATGA
- the accD gene encoding acetyl-CoA carboxylase, carboxyltransferase subunit beta: MSWLEKLLPSKIQQTDPAERHQVPEGLWIKCPSCETVLYKTDLEQNQNVCPHCSHHHRIGARARLNAFLDPEGRYEIGQEVLPVDALKFKDSRKYTERLKEALENTGETDSLIVIGGAVKSINLVAACFEFDFMGGSMGSVVGERFVRGVETAIEQKVPFVCFTATGGARMQEGLLSLMQMAKTNAALTRLAKKGLPYISVLTDPTMGGVSAGFAFVGDIVVAEPKALIGFAGPRVIESTVRVKLPEGFQRAEFLQTKGAVDFICDRRELRDTIARSLAMLQRLPADSVA; the protein is encoded by the coding sequence ATGTCCTGGCTCGAAAAACTCCTGCCATCCAAGATCCAGCAGACCGACCCCGCAGAGCGCCATCAGGTGCCCGAAGGCCTGTGGATCAAGTGCCCGAGCTGCGAGACCGTGCTCTACAAGACCGATCTGGAACAGAACCAGAACGTCTGCCCCCACTGCAGCCACCACCACCGCATCGGCGCGCGCGCCCGCCTCAACGCCTTCCTGGACCCGGAAGGGCGCTATGAGATCGGCCAGGAAGTGCTGCCCGTGGATGCGCTCAAATTCAAGGACAGCCGCAAGTACACCGAGCGGCTGAAGGAAGCGCTGGAGAACACCGGCGAGACCGACTCCCTCATCGTCATCGGCGGTGCGGTGAAGAGCATCAACCTGGTGGCCGCCTGCTTCGAGTTCGATTTCATGGGCGGCTCCATGGGCAGCGTGGTGGGCGAGCGCTTCGTGCGCGGCGTGGAAACCGCCATCGAGCAGAAAGTGCCGTTCGTGTGCTTTACCGCCACCGGCGGCGCCCGCATGCAGGAAGGCCTGCTGTCGCTCATGCAGATGGCCAAGACCAATGCGGCGCTCACGCGCCTGGCCAAGAAGGGCCTGCCTTACATCAGCGTGCTGACCGACCCGACCATGGGCGGCGTGTCGGCCGGCTTCGCCTTCGTGGGCGACATCGTGGTGGCCGAGCCCAAGGCGCTGATCGGCTTTGCCGGCCCGCGCGTGATCGAATCCACCGTGCGCGTGAAGCTGCCCGAGGGCTTCCAGCGCGCCGAGTTCCTGCAGACCAAGGGTGCCGTGGACTTCATTTGCGACCGCCGCGAACTGCGCGACACCATCGCCCGCAGCCTGGCCATGCTGCAGCGCCTGCCGGCAGATTCCGTGGCCTGA
- a CDS encoding FimV/HubP family polar landmark protein, with protein sequence MHRWKFSALAAAAVLSAGLYANDASALALGRVTVQSALGEPLRAEIDLPQITASEAESLRATTASPAVFRAQGLEYSPTVSALQVQLQRRPDGSMFLRLSSSRPINDPFVDLVIDASWNAGQVVRSYTMLFDPPAAGRAPAPITAAPQVTPPLPSPSVARAPAQAVAPASPPPAAPAVAGTPTPASRAAERPRATAPAAAAAAQSSTEVTVRQGDTAGRLANAYRQDGVSLDQMLVAMMRANPDAFVRGNVNRLRSGAVLQIPDAAQAQAVPQGEARQIMAAQSRDFNEFRRRLAAAAPAAGVAAAERSASGSVQTQVEDRKPATAAPDKLTLSKGGVQAQKAEEQLAKEKQANDASARMAELNKNIAELDRLSAASSAPAGTPAAGASSPAAAASAAALAGLPAVAAPAPAAPASEPAAVASAADSAASAPAPAASVAAAPAAVAASAAAAAGAALPAPTPVEEPSFFDALFDDPLFASGALAIVLLLLGYGGYRMAQRRRAQQGVDSSFMESRLAPDSFFGNSGGQRVDTSSSELTTGSSMAYSPSQLDAGGDVDPVAEADVYLAYGRDLQAEEILKEAIRHNPDRTSVHVKLGEIYAKRQDRKAFENVARDVFRLTDGQGPDWARIADLGRELDAENPLYRPGGHPGLLGAQAGAAAALPAGGFASTMPETANAFPSALPPDLDLDLDLDLPGDALTEAPPAPDAPAAPPGAFAAAAAAAAAGTAAGLAASPAAPAAPTAPAPAPVNDPSQPSAPDFDLDLPDGAWDAPADTQPGRLGAGKADGADFDASDLSLLDSAQAPLDGKADSAPAPLEFDLGDLSLDLDTPAQSGTGTQPPASDAPAAGPADAALPDDPLATKLALAEEFNAIGDSEGARTLIEEVIAEASGPLKARAQRLLSELG encoded by the coding sequence ATGCATCGTTGGAAGTTCTCTGCCCTGGCCGCCGCGGCCGTCCTGTCGGCTGGCCTGTACGCCAACGATGCGTCTGCACTCGCCCTGGGCCGGGTCACGGTGCAGTCCGCACTGGGCGAGCCCTTGCGGGCCGAGATCGATCTGCCCCAGATCACCGCCTCGGAAGCGGAGTCCCTGCGTGCAACCACGGCCTCGCCCGCGGTCTTCCGTGCGCAAGGCCTCGAATACTCGCCCACCGTCAGCGCCCTGCAGGTGCAGTTGCAGCGCCGCCCGGACGGCTCCATGTTCCTGCGCCTGTCCAGCAGCCGCCCCATCAACGACCCGTTCGTCGACCTGGTGATCGACGCATCCTGGAATGCCGGCCAGGTCGTGCGCAGCTACACGATGCTGTTCGACCCGCCGGCTGCGGGCCGTGCGCCGGCCCCCATCACGGCCGCGCCCCAGGTCACGCCCCCGTTGCCATCGCCCTCCGTGGCGCGCGCGCCCGCCCAGGCCGTTGCACCCGCATCCCCGCCGCCGGCTGCGCCAGCAGTGGCTGGCACACCCACGCCCGCCAGCCGCGCCGCAGAGCGCCCGCGCGCTACCGCGCCCGCCGCCGCAGCAGCAGCGCAGTCCTCCACCGAGGTGACCGTCCGCCAGGGCGACACTGCCGGCCGCCTGGCCAACGCCTACCGCCAGGACGGCGTCTCGCTCGATCAGATGCTCGTCGCGATGATGCGTGCCAACCCGGATGCATTCGTCCGCGGCAACGTCAACCGCCTGCGCTCGGGCGCCGTGCTGCAGATCCCCGATGCCGCGCAGGCCCAGGCCGTGCCGCAAGGCGAGGCGCGCCAGATCATGGCGGCCCAGAGCCGGGACTTCAACGAATTCCGCCGCCGCCTGGCTGCAGCAGCCCCCGCTGCCGGCGTGGCCGCCGCAGAGCGCTCCGCCAGCGGCTCGGTCCAGACCCAGGTGGAAGACAGGAAGCCCGCCACAGCGGCCCCTGACAAGCTGACCCTGTCCAAGGGCGGCGTGCAGGCCCAGAAAGCCGAAGAGCAGCTCGCCAAGGAAAAGCAGGCCAACGACGCATCCGCACGCATGGCCGAGCTGAACAAGAACATCGCCGAGCTGGACCGGCTCAGCGCGGCCTCCAGCGCCCCCGCAGGCACGCCTGCAGCAGGCGCCAGCAGCCCGGCCGCCGCGGCCAGTGCCGCAGCGCTGGCGGGCCTTCCTGCTGTGGCCGCGCCTGCACCGGCGGCCCCTGCCAGCGAGCCCGCTGCCGTGGCTTCGGCAGCTGACAGCGCAGCGTCGGCACCGGCACCAGCGGCGTCTGTCGCGGCAGCACCGGCCGCGGTGGCAGCCTCCGCAGCAGCGGCTGCAGGCGCCGCCCTGCCCGCACCCACGCCCGTGGAAGAGCCCAGCTTCTTCGACGCGCTGTTCGACGACCCGCTGTTTGCCAGCGGCGCCCTGGCGATCGTGCTGCTTCTGCTGGGCTATGGCGGCTACCGGATGGCGCAGCGCCGCCGCGCCCAGCAGGGCGTCGACAGCTCCTTCATGGAAAGCCGGCTCGCGCCGGACTCCTTCTTTGGCAACAGCGGCGGCCAGCGCGTGGACACCTCCAGCAGCGAACTGACGACCGGTTCGTCCATGGCCTACTCGCCGAGCCAGCTCGACGCCGGGGGCGACGTGGATCCGGTGGCCGAGGCCGATGTCTACCTGGCCTATGGCCGCGACCTCCAGGCCGAAGAAATCCTGAAGGAAGCGATCCGCCACAACCCCGACCGCACCTCCGTGCACGTCAAGCTGGGCGAGATCTATGCCAAGCGCCAGGACCGCAAGGCGTTCGAAAACGTGGCCCGCGACGTTTTCCGCCTGACCGACGGGCAAGGCCCGGACTGGGCGCGCATCGCCGACCTGGGCCGCGAGCTCGACGCCGAGAACCCGCTGTACCGGCCGGGCGGCCACCCGGGCCTGCTCGGTGCGCAGGCGGGCGCTGCTGCGGCCCTGCCCGCCGGCGGTTTCGCCAGCACCATGCCCGAGACCGCCAATGCCTTCCCGTCGGCACTCCCGCCCGATCTCGACCTGGATCTTGACCTCGACCTGCCTGGCGATGCGTTGACCGAGGCACCGCCTGCCCCGGACGCGCCCGCCGCCCCGCCCGGCGCATTTGCCGCAGCCGCCGCGGCCGCGGCAGCCGGCACCGCTGCAGGCCTGGCCGCCTCCCCTGCCGCGCCGGCCGCTCCCACGGCCCCGGCTCCGGCACCCGTCAATGACCCGTCCCAGCCGAGCGCTCCCGACTTCGACCTTGATCTGCCGGACGGCGCCTGGGACGCTCCGGCGGACACCCAACCCGGCCGCCTCGGCGCCGGCAAGGCCGACGGAGCCGACTTCGATGCGAGCGATCTGTCCTTGCTCGACTCCGCCCAGGCCCCGCTCGACGGCAAAGCCGACAGCGCGCCTGCACCGCTGGAATTCGATCTGGGCGACCTGTCGCTGGACCTGGACACGCCGGCCCAGAGCGGCACCGGCACCCAGCCGCCTGCCAGCGATGCGCCCGCGGCTGGCCCCGCCGACGCCGCACTGCCGGACGATCCCCTGGCCACCAAGCTCGCGCTGGCGGAGGAGTTCAACGCCATCGGCGACAGCGAAGGCGCACGCACGCTGATCGAGGAAGTGATTGCCGAAGCCTCGGGTCCGCTGAAGGCCCGCGCGCAGCGCCTGCTCTCCGAGCTCGGCTGA
- a CDS encoding glycosyltransferase yields MTQGASPAPAAPPHRTLNILHVITKGEAGGAQTHVRTLCSAQQATGRITPQVAIGGSDTQPPLAQALQTRSIPVLRIPDLGNRLTPSAVWRAVRTLRGHLQAHPADLLHAHSAAAGVVARLAGRLAHVPVVYTVHGFAFKAGAPWSRRIPAWAVECALAPLTRAMVCVSGHEAQLARTLPIARDRVLVVHNGVEDCEERARPADDTPRIAMVARLAAPKRPDLLLQALGRVRDALGRELPATLIGDGPMRGALEAQAQQLGLAQISFTGDVDDVPQRLARHAIGVLVSDHEGLPLAVIETMRAGQAIVASDLPGTRELLPDDTCGLRVPNNPAALADALLRLAADPALRGRLGQAARARYAQHHAPDTMAAGVLRAYERALA; encoded by the coding sequence ATGACCCAGGGCGCATCGCCCGCGCCGGCGGCCCCTCCACACCGCACGCTCAACATCCTCCACGTCATCACCAAGGGCGAGGCCGGAGGCGCTCAGACCCATGTGCGCACCCTGTGCAGCGCGCAGCAGGCCACGGGCCGGATCACACCGCAGGTCGCCATCGGCGGCAGCGACACGCAGCCACCGCTGGCCCAGGCCCTGCAGACCCGGTCCATTCCCGTGTTGCGGATCCCCGATCTGGGCAACCGGCTCACGCCCTCGGCCGTGTGGCGTGCCGTACGCACCTTGCGCGGCCACCTGCAAGCACACCCTGCCGACCTGCTGCATGCGCACAGCGCCGCGGCAGGCGTCGTCGCCCGGCTGGCCGGCCGCCTGGCGCACGTGCCGGTGGTCTACACCGTGCACGGCTTTGCGTTCAAGGCCGGTGCGCCGTGGTCGCGCCGCATACCCGCCTGGGCCGTGGAGTGCGCGCTGGCGCCGCTCACCCGCGCGATGGTGTGCGTCTCCGGCCACGAGGCCCAGCTGGCGCGGACCCTGCCCATCGCGCGCGACCGCGTCCTCGTGGTGCACAACGGCGTGGAAGACTGCGAGGAGCGCGCCCGGCCCGCAGACGACACACCCCGCATCGCCATGGTGGCCCGCCTGGCAGCGCCCAAGCGGCCCGATCTGCTGCTGCAGGCCCTTGGCCGCGTGCGCGATGCGCTCGGGCGCGAGCTGCCCGCCACACTCATCGGCGACGGGCCGATGCGCGGCGCCCTCGAGGCCCAGGCGCAGCAGCTGGGCCTGGCGCAGATCAGCTTCACAGGCGATGTGGACGATGTGCCGCAGCGCCTGGCACGCCATGCCATCGGCGTGCTGGTCTCCGACCACGAGGGCCTGCCGCTCGCCGTCATCGAGACGATGCGCGCCGGCCAGGCCATCGTGGCCAGCGACCTGCCGGGCACGCGGGAACTGCTGCCAGACGACACCTGCGGCCTGCGTGTGCCCAACAATCCCGCTGCGCTGGCCGACGCCCTGCTGAGACTGGCAGCGGACCCCGCCTTGCGCGGGCGACTGGGCCAGGCAGCCCGGGCACGCTACGCCCAGCACCACGCCCCCGACACCATGGCCGCAGGCGTGCTGCGCGCCTACGAGCGAGCTCTCGCATGA
- the truA gene encoding tRNA pseudouridine(38-40) synthase TruA has product MRIALGVSYNGQAYNGWQSQPSGNTVQDHLEAALGRFATQPVSTLCAGRTDTGVHGLMQVVHFDTPLQRAPFSWVRGTNTFLPPDIAVQWAQPVPEAFHARASAVARRYAYVLLQSPVRPSVDAGRVGWVYHPLDGDAMRAAAAHLLGEHDFTSFRASACQAKTPIKTLHRIAITQRGGDTAESATPHTDWMPCYWRFEFEGNAFLHHMIRNIMGCLIAIGQGQQPPDWMRAVRDARSRDAAAPTFSPDGLYFLGPMYDAAWGLPSRTAAYDWLP; this is encoded by the coding sequence ATGAGGATCGCGCTGGGCGTCAGCTACAACGGCCAGGCCTACAACGGGTGGCAGAGCCAGCCCTCCGGCAACACCGTGCAGGACCACCTGGAAGCGGCCCTGGGCCGCTTCGCCACGCAGCCCGTGAGCACGCTGTGCGCAGGCCGAACCGATACCGGTGTCCACGGGCTGATGCAGGTGGTGCACTTCGACACGCCGCTGCAGCGCGCCCCGTTTTCGTGGGTGCGCGGCACCAACACCTTCCTGCCGCCGGACATCGCCGTGCAATGGGCGCAGCCTGTGCCCGAGGCTTTCCACGCCCGCGCGAGCGCTGTGGCGCGGCGCTATGCCTATGTGCTGCTGCAGTCGCCCGTGCGCCCCAGTGTGGACGCCGGCCGGGTCGGCTGGGTGTACCACCCGCTGGACGGCGATGCCATGCGTGCGGCCGCCGCCCATCTGCTGGGCGAGCACGACTTCACGTCGTTCCGCGCATCGGCCTGCCAGGCCAAGACGCCCATCAAGACGCTGCATCGCATTGCGATCACGCAGCGGGGCGGCGACACGGCGGAAAGCGCCACGCCCCACACGGACTGGATGCCCTGCTACTGGCGCTTCGAGTTCGAGGGCAATGCCTTCCTGCACCACATGATCCGCAACATCATGGGCTGCCTGATCGCCATCGGCCAGGGCCAGCAGCCCCCGGACTGGATGCGTGCCGTGCGCGATGCCCGGTCGCGGGACGCCGCTGCGCCCACGTTTTCGCCGGACGGGCTGTATTTCCTGGGGCCGATGTACGACGCGGCGTGGGGCCTTCCCTCGCGTACCGCTGCGTATGATTGGCTGCCATGA
- a CDS encoding YggT family protein, whose protein sequence is MLYQIASFLLDVIGGLLTGACLLRLYMQLQRVPFSNPVGRLVFALSDWLVLPLRKVIPSAGGWDLACLVGALLLQLAQYLLLWLMLGAGAGLAWLPWLAVFGLARVAVSGLMGLLIVYAVLSWIQTRSLIGDVIARLCDPVLRPVRRVVPLLGGVDLSPLVLLVLLQVLMIVLGHLQGAVMR, encoded by the coding sequence ATGCTGTACCAGATTGCTTCCTTCCTGCTCGACGTCATCGGCGGACTGCTCACCGGAGCCTGCCTGCTGCGCCTGTACATGCAACTGCAGCGCGTGCCGTTCTCGAATCCCGTGGGCCGGCTCGTGTTCGCGCTCAGCGACTGGCTGGTGCTGCCCCTGCGCAAGGTGATCCCCTCTGCCGGCGGGTGGGACCTGGCCTGCCTGGTCGGCGCGCTGCTGCTGCAGCTGGCGCAGTACCTGCTGCTGTGGCTGATGCTCGGGGCCGGCGCCGGCCTAGCGTGGCTGCCCTGGCTGGCCGTGTTCGGGCTGGCACGGGTGGCCGTGTCGGGCCTGATGGGTTTGCTGATCGTCTATGCCGTGCTGTCGTGGATCCAGACGCGCTCGCTCATCGGCGACGTGATCGCCCGCCTGTGCGATCCGGTGCTGCGCCCCGTGCGCCGCGTGGTGCCCCTGCTGGGCGGTGTGGATCTGTCGCCGCTGGTGCTGCTGGTGCTGCTGCAGGTGCTGATGATCGTGCTGGGCCACCTGCAGGGCGCGGTGATGCGCTGA
- a CDS encoding LON peptidase substrate-binding domain-containing protein, with translation MPRPLTLSSLPLFPLGTVLFPGGLLPLRVFEVRYLDMVRKCQQAGAPFGVVGLRQGSEVRQAGAPQEELHDVGTLAAIDSLHSPQAGLVLLQASGTQRFRIQRRERLPSGLWVADVEQLPADTVVAVPEDLQRIPSALAQVLGQLRQRDAEAAATLPDPTPDQLADCGWVANRWCELLPVPVDLKQQLMALDNPLLRLELVGDVLDRTGIAP, from the coding sequence ATGCCCCGCCCCCTCACCCTGTCTTCCCTCCCGCTGTTTCCGCTCGGTACTGTGCTGTTTCCGGGCGGACTGCTGCCGCTGCGCGTGTTCGAGGTGCGCTACCTGGACATGGTGCGCAAGTGCCAGCAGGCCGGTGCACCCTTCGGCGTGGTCGGCCTGCGGCAGGGCAGCGAAGTGCGCCAGGCGGGCGCACCGCAGGAGGAGTTGCACGACGTAGGCACGCTGGCCGCCATCGACAGCCTGCACAGCCCCCAGGCCGGCCTGGTCCTGCTGCAGGCCAGCGGCACGCAGCGCTTTCGCATCCAGCGGCGCGAGCGCCTTCCGAGCGGGCTGTGGGTGGCCGATGTGGAGCAACTGCCTGCCGACACGGTAGTGGCGGTGCCGGAAGACCTGCAGCGCATTCCCTCCGCCCTGGCCCAGGTACTGGGTCAGCTGCGCCAGCGCGATGCGGAAGCCGCCGCCACCCTGCCCGACCCGACGCCGGATCAGCTGGCCGACTGCGGCTGGGTGGCGAACCGCTGGTGCGAACTGCTGCCCGTTCCGGTCGACCTCAAGCAACAGCTGATGGCGCTGGACAACCCGCTGCTGCGCCTGGAGCTGGTGGGCGACGTGCTGGACCGCACGGGCATCGCCCCATGA
- the trpA gene encoding tryptophan synthase subunit alpha produces the protein MSQQPLSSVAPQAAPPAVSRIATTFARLREQGRKALIPYVTAGFPFADITPALMHGMVEAGADVIELGVPFSDPMADGPVIQKAGEKALSLGIGMAQVLEQVRSFRQRNSTTPVVLMGYANPVERYDQRRGAGAFVRDAAEAGVDGVLIVDYPPEECEAFAADLRAHGMDLIFLLAPTSTEERMQQVARVASGYVYYVSLKGVTGSGALDTGAVEAALPRIRQHVREIPVGVGFGIRDAATAQAIGRVADAVVIGSRIIQLIEEQPHEKVVPVTVDFLRGVRKALDA, from the coding sequence ATGAGCCAGCAGCCGCTTTCCTCCGTGGCGCCACAGGCGGCACCGCCCGCGGTCTCGCGCATCGCCACGACGTTCGCGCGGCTGCGCGAACAGGGCCGCAAGGCACTCATTCCCTATGTGACGGCGGGCTTTCCGTTCGCCGACATCACGCCGGCGCTCATGCACGGCATGGTGGAGGCTGGCGCCGACGTGATCGAACTGGGCGTGCCGTTCTCCGACCCCATGGCCGACGGTCCCGTCATCCAGAAGGCGGGGGAAAAGGCCCTGTCCCTCGGCATCGGCATGGCGCAGGTGCTGGAACAGGTGCGCAGCTTCCGCCAGCGCAACAGCACCACGCCCGTGGTGCTGATGGGCTATGCCAACCCGGTCGAGCGCTATGACCAGCGCCGCGGCGCGGGGGCCTTCGTGCGAGATGCAGCCGAAGCCGGCGTGGACGGCGTGCTGATCGTGGACTACCCGCCCGAAGAATGCGAGGCCTTCGCGGCCGACCTGCGCGCCCACGGCATGGACCTGATCTTCCTGCTGGCCCCCACCAGCACCGAAGAGCGCATGCAGCAGGTGGCGCGCGTGGCCAGCGGCTACGTGTACTACGTGTCGCTCAAGGGCGTGACAGGGTCCGGCGCGCTGGACACGGGCGCCGTGGAGGCGGCCCTGCCCCGCATCCGCCAGCACGTGCGGGAGATCCCGGTGGGCGTGGGCTTCGGCATCCGCGATGCGGCGACGGCCCAGGCCATCGGCCGCGTGGCGGACGCGGTGGTCATCGGCAGCCGCATCATCCAGCTGATCGAAGAGCAGCCCCACGAGAAGGTGGTCCCGGTGACGGTGGACTTCCTGCGCGGGGTGCGCAAGGCGCTGGACGCATAA